One segment of Coffea arabica cultivar ET-39 chromosome 7c, Coffea Arabica ET-39 HiFi, whole genome shotgun sequence DNA contains the following:
- the LOC113700003 gene encoding chromatin structure-remodeling complex protein BSH, with protein MKPLSTWGSSRNPVKFRIPTSDNLLPIRLDIEIDGQRFRDAFTWNPSDPDSEVVVFAKRTVKDLKLPPAFITQIAQSIQSQLTEFRSYEGQDMYTGERVVPIKLDLRVNHTLIKDQFLWDLNNFESDPEEFARTFCKDMGIEDPEVGPAIAIAIREQLYEIAVQSVASAKESRMIKKGRKGFEHIPISKAGGIAVDLVKSFGNKSSVIRKRKEWDVFEPIVDLLSNEEVDALEATEERNAR; from the exons ATGAAACCGCTCTCCACTTGGGGTTCTTCCAGAAACCCTGTAAAGTTCAGAAT TCCAACTTCTGATAATCTGTTGCCTATTCGATTAGACATTGAAATTGATGGTCAAAGATTTAGAGATGCTTTCACTTGGAACCCTTCGG ATCCTGATTCAGAAGTGGTAGTATTTGCAAAAAGAACTGTAAAAGACTTGAAACTTCCTCCAGCATTTATCACTCAGATTGCTCAATCCATCCAG tCACAGCTGACAGAGTTTCGGTCATATGAAGGACAAGATATGTATACCGGTGAGCGAGTAGTCCCCATCAAG CTTGATCTCCGCGTAAATCATACGCTTATCAAGGATCAGTTTCTATGG GACTTGAACAACTTTGAGAGTGATCCAGAAGAATTTGCAAGAACTTTCTGCAAGGATATGGGAATTGAAGACCCAGAAGTTGGT CCTGCAATTGCCATTGCCATTAGGGAACAACTTTATGAG ATTGCTGTCCAGAGTGTAGCTTCTGCAAAGGAAAGTAGAATGATAAAAAAGGGACGCAAGGGGTTTGAGCATATACCAATTAG TAAGGCAGGTGGAATTGCTGTGGACTTGGTGAAGTCATTTGGTAACAAATCGAGTGTTATACG gaaaagaaaagagtgggATGTATTTGAACCCATTGTTGACCTTTTGTCAAATGAGGAAGTGGATGCCTTAGAGGCAACAGAAGAGAGGAATGCCCGATGA